One Lactobacillus sp. ESL0785 DNA window includes the following coding sequences:
- a CDS encoding tyrosine-protein phosphatase, with translation MTEKLINQLIGINSGRNFRELGGYKTSDGKTVKMHKLLRTANLGTLDDADLKFLQDYGVKYIVDFRSKEEAEHQPDHIPAGAKYDFDPVFSEDLTNSSKSIEQIIAEGPKNKNAGFEHMLIAYDDMITSKPAQKAYQHFFDLLLANDQDGQSLIFHCTAGKDRTGVGALLILTALGVPLETIKQDYLLTNVATADFVKGFLIKAKAEGADDATVNVLKDFQTVHVEYIEHVLETINKNYGSVNNYLRDIMKLTDSEISKLRNIYLK, from the coding sequence ATGACGGAAAAATTAATTAATCAATTAATCGGAATTAACAGCGGCCGTAACTTTCGGGAATTAGGTGGTTATAAGACCAGCGACGGTAAGACCGTTAAGATGCACAAATTACTACGGACTGCTAACTTGGGTACTTTAGATGACGCAGACCTTAAATTCTTACAAGACTATGGTGTTAAATACATTGTAGACTTTCGGAGTAAAGAAGAAGCTGAACACCAACCTGATCATATTCCTGCAGGTGCAAAATATGATTTTGACCCTGTTTTCAGTGAGGACTTAACCAATTCTTCTAAAAGTATTGAACAGATTATCGCAGAAGGACCTAAAAACAAAAATGCCGGTTTTGAGCATATGTTGATTGCCTATGACGACATGATTACAAGTAAGCCAGCTCAAAAAGCTTACCAGCACTTTTTCGATCTTTTGCTAGCTAATGATCAAGATGGTCAGAGTTTAATTTTCCATTGTACTGCTGGTAAGGACAGAACTGGAGTCGGTGCCTTATTAATCTTGACAGCTTTAGGTGTGCCACTTGAAACAATTAAGCAAGACTACCTTTTAACTAATGTTGCAACTGCTGATTTTGTTAAAGGTTTCTTAATTAAGGCCAAGGCCGAAGGGGCTGATGATGCAACTGTCAACGTCTTAAAGGACTTCCAAACAGTTCATGTTGAATACATTGAACACGTTTTAGAAACAATTAACAAAAATTACGGTAGCGTTAACAACTATTTACGTGATATTATGAAATTAACTGATTCCGAAATCAGTAAGTTGCGTAATATTTACCTAAAATAA
- a CDS encoding metallophosphoesterase, producing the protein MNVFKHAKGLVDRVIGVKKRFTFKNESNSFDPMQEYMTVGEYRVDSNQGTPDGQPYNLTVYKDENGVLHQALSLESTEKLAPEYVREFNSDLGRYRAFVNRKSGRRYVVEQYLDHFVKRVRDHVRKGKNSVNVSVITDTHYKDRNSADFYGWNGLTHVNEFSYLDGSGLLDLKVHLGDWIDGSDAGFLSESELTKLRNSFKSKQVPTIMIKGNHDENDKFDEHHDLKASFPENEFERIMWPSMYAQPRMHYVSRQHGVCYYDVEDLRFIAVNTSDVPYVLDAQGQKKYDTKITLAIREDQIEEIIEILEQSANKKIILMSHANPINRKGSNALKYNGRSLHELLVAFNQCEKGQMHSSRGIPPEFRLANDFDFTKVKNARIIAYFCGHRHREDQYRINGIQYILFNCSALMGPNHVLTTKYNKNWNRKIDHHTEFAGYIVNVDLHYHIIQVFGYGAAAKRRIFYI; encoded by the coding sequence ATGAATGTTTTTAAGCATGCAAAAGGATTAGTTGATCGGGTAATTGGTGTTAAAAAACGGTTTACTTTTAAAAATGAAAGTAACAGTTTTGATCCAATGCAAGAATATATGACGGTTGGTGAATATCGAGTTGATAGTAATCAGGGGACACCTGATGGGCAACCATATAATCTGACAGTATATAAAGATGAAAATGGGGTTCTGCACCAAGCACTTAGCCTAGAAAGTACAGAAAAATTAGCGCCAGAATATGTTCGAGAATTTAATTCTGATTTAGGTCGCTATCGTGCGTTTGTTAACCGCAAAAGTGGGCGGCGTTATGTTGTTGAACAATATTTGGATCACTTTGTTAAGCGGGTACGTGATCATGTCCGTAAAGGTAAAAATTCGGTTAATGTTAGTGTAATTACCGATACGCACTACAAAGATCGCAATAGTGCAGATTTTTATGGTTGGAATGGGTTAACACATGTCAATGAATTTTCTTATCTTGACGGCTCAGGACTACTTGACTTAAAAGTTCATTTGGGTGATTGGATTGATGGCTCTGATGCTGGCTTTTTGAGTGAAAGTGAATTAACTAAATTGCGTAATTCATTTAAGTCAAAGCAGGTGCCAACGATTATGATTAAAGGTAATCATGATGAAAATGACAAATTTGATGAGCATCATGATTTAAAGGCCTCATTTCCTGAAAATGAATTTGAGAGGATTATGTGGCCTAGCATGTATGCTCAGCCAAGGATGCATTATGTTTCACGTCAGCATGGGGTTTGTTATTATGATGTGGAGGATTTGCGTTTTATTGCAGTTAATACTTCAGATGTGCCTTATGTGTTAGACGCTCAAGGTCAAAAAAAGTATGATACTAAAATCACGTTAGCAATTAGAGAAGATCAGATTGAAGAAATTATTGAAATTTTAGAGCAATCAGCGAATAAGAAAATTATTTTAATGAGTCATGCCAATCCGATTAATCGTAAAGGGTCAAATGCTCTCAAGTATAATGGACGCTCATTGCACGAGTTATTGGTAGCTTTTAACCAATGTGAAAAGGGTCAAATGCATTCAAGTCGCGGTATTCCACCAGAATTCAGACTAGCAAATGATTTTGATTTTACTAAGGTTAAGAATGCGCGAATAATTGCTTATTTCTGTGGTCACCGGCACCGAGAAGACCAGTATCGAATTAATGGCATTCAATATATTTTGTTTAATTGCTCGGCTTTGATGGGACCTAATCATGTGCTGACAACTAAATACAATAAAAATTGGAACCGGAAGATTGATCACCATACAGAATTTGCTGGCTACATCGTTAATGTTGACTTACATTATCATATTATTCAGGTTTTTGGCTATGGTGCAGCTGCCAAAAGAAGAATCTTTTATATTTAG
- a CDS encoding DNA-3-methyladenine glycosylase I yields MTDLMRCPWSTSQDQLMQEYHDHEWGKLNIDEQYLYEMLTLELFQSGLNWSVVLHKRENFRRAFKNFIPEEVAQMTATDLETLMRDSSIIRNKMKITAAIKNAKAILIIEAKYGSFKRYLQAFIKTPIIHHPEIMANIPTTNDIAKTLAKQMKKDGFSFVGPVVIYSYLQAIGLINDHLESCPFKYHG; encoded by the coding sequence ATGACAGATTTAATGCGCTGCCCTTGGAGCACTAGTCAAGACCAATTAATGCAAGAATATCACGACCATGAATGGGGTAAGTTAAATATCGATGAACAATACTTATATGAAATGTTAACTTTGGAATTATTTCAATCAGGTCTTAATTGGTCGGTCGTTCTGCATAAACGCGAAAATTTTCGTCGCGCCTTTAAAAACTTTATTCCTGAAGAAGTTGCTCAAATGACTGCAACCGATCTTGAAACTTTAATGCGTGATAGTTCCATTATCCGCAATAAAATGAAAATTACCGCAGCCATAAAGAATGCCAAGGCCATCTTAATAATTGAAGCAAAATATGGTAGTTTTAAACGTTATTTGCAAGCCTTCATTAAAACACCAATTATTCATCATCCAGAAATCATGGCTAACATTCCAACCACCAACGACATTGCCAAAACATTAGCTAAGCAAATGAAAAAAGACGGCTTTTCCTTTGTTGGACCAGTAGTTATTTATTCTTACTTACAGGCAATTGGTCTAATTAATGATCACTTAGAAAGCTGCCCTTTTAAATATCACGGCTAA
- the phnC gene encoding phosphonate ABC transporter ATP-binding protein, whose amino-acid sequence MADSSVKPVIELKNVKKVYGKDVVGLKDVNLTINKGEFVVIVGLSGAGKSTLLRSINRLIDITAGDILINGESITKAKGKKLRILRRNIGMIFQSFNLVKRSSVLRNVLTGRVGYYSTWKSTFNLFTKEDKQRAYEALQQVDLADKVYSRADELSGGQQQRVAIARVLTQNPDIILADEPTASLDPQTSRRVMQDLKMLNEKHGMTVVINLHSVELAQEFGKRVIGVRAGEIIYDGKMSDTPESTFAKIYNGGEQDD is encoded by the coding sequence ATGGCAGATTCTTCAGTTAAGCCAGTTATTGAATTAAAAAACGTTAAAAAAGTTTATGGCAAAGACGTTGTGGGTCTAAAAGATGTTAATTTAACAATTAATAAGGGCGAATTTGTCGTTATTGTTGGTCTATCCGGTGCAGGTAAGTCGACTCTTCTGCGGTCAATTAATCGTTTAATTGATATTACAGCGGGTGATATTTTAATTAATGGTGAGTCAATTACCAAAGCTAAAGGTAAAAAATTGCGGATTTTGCGGCGCAATATTGGGATGATTTTCCAGAGTTTTAACCTTGTTAAACGCTCTAGTGTATTGCGTAATGTTTTAACCGGACGTGTGGGCTATTATTCGACGTGGAAGAGTACATTTAATTTATTTACTAAGGAAGATAAGCAACGGGCTTATGAGGCACTGCAACAGGTTGATTTAGCTGATAAAGTTTATTCACGCGCTGATGAATTATCAGGTGGTCAACAACAACGGGTAGCGATTGCTCGGGTATTAACTCAAAACCCAGATATTATTTTGGCAGATGAGCCAACAGCATCGCTTGATCCCCAGACTTCACGGCGGGTAATGCAAGATTTGAAGATGTTAAATGAAAAGCATGGTATGACAGTTGTCATTAACTTGCATAGTGTCGAACTGGCACAAGAATTTGGTAAGCGAGTGATTGGTGTACGCGCTGGTGAAATTATTTATGATGGTAAGATGAGTGATACACCTGAGTCGACCTTTGCCAAGATTTACAATGGTGGTGAGCAAGATGACTAA
- the phnE gene encoding phosphonate ABC transporter, permease protein PhnE has translation MTNADKDALLTLPKKKFKFWNLIWIIVFIAGLFISTNVTNTNLGALFANFNQFTDIFVQMLHPDWTYLGAVIPLLLETIKMAVLGTVIGSVLAFIYSLFIARNIVKNKAVTGILRIIMNIIRTVPDLLLGAIFVAIVGIGPIAGILALAICTFGIVVKLFYEAIETIDPGPIEALTAVGANKLQIIVFAVLPQVITYFISYCLYAFEINVRASTVLGYIGAGGIGLYLQQTLQVFDYAKTGTIILVIIVVVVLIDYVSSKSREALMK, from the coding sequence ATGACTAATGCGGATAAAGATGCATTGCTGACGCTACCCAAAAAGAAATTTAAATTTTGGAATTTGATTTGGATAATTGTTTTTATTGCGGGATTATTTATTTCAACCAATGTAACAAATACAAATTTAGGTGCATTATTTGCGAATTTTAATCAGTTTACTGATATTTTTGTGCAGATGCTGCATCCAGATTGGACATACTTAGGAGCGGTTATTCCGCTGCTTCTCGAGACAATTAAGATGGCAGTTTTGGGTACCGTAATTGGTTCAGTTCTCGCTTTTATTTATTCGTTGTTCATTGCCCGTAATATTGTTAAAAATAAGGCAGTTACTGGAATTTTGCGGATAATTATGAATATTATCAGAACAGTACCAGATCTGCTCTTAGGTGCAATTTTTGTTGCCATTGTGGGTATTGGCCCAATTGCCGGTATTTTGGCATTAGCTATTTGCACTTTTGGGATTGTAGTTAAGCTCTTCTATGAAGCGATTGAAACAATTGATCCGGGTCCAATTGAAGCACTGACAGCCGTTGGTGCCAATAAACTGCAGATCATTGTTTTTGCTGTTTTACCACAAGTCATTACTTACTTTATTTCTTATTGTTTGTATGCCTTTGAAATTAACGTCCGGGCTTCGACCGTATTAGGATATATCGGTGCCGGTGGTATCGGTCTTTACCTGCAGCAGACCCTGCAAGTATTTGATTATGCTAAAACGGGAACGATTATCCTCGTTATTATTGTGGTCGTAGTCTTAATCGACTATGTTTCGTCTAAATCACGGGAGGCGTTGATGAAATAA
- a CDS encoding universal stress protein: MSTSKDNILVPVDGSESAERSFDKAVKIAMTENAHIDILNVIDTRQFLGEMQDTLISGDTIYQMTQDTSKYMKDLKQWAHDNFDFDDIDYHIRYGSPKAVISYDFIKDHHNNLIIMGATGLNAVERMLMGSVTEYVDQHALADVLIVRTDVDNNPIRQK; the protein is encoded by the coding sequence ATGAGTACGAGTAAAGACAACATTTTAGTTCCAGTTGATGGTTCCGAGTCAGCTGAGAGATCTTTTGATAAAGCAGTCAAAATTGCAATGACGGAAAATGCTCATATTGATATTTTGAACGTGATTGATACTAGACAATTCCTAGGGGAAATGCAGGATACCTTGATTTCAGGTGATACGATTTATCAAATGACGCAAGATACAAGTAAGTATATGAAAGACTTGAAACAATGGGCACACGATAACTTTGACTTTGATGATATTGATTATCACATTCGTTATGGTAGTCCTAAGGCTGTAATTTCCTATGACTTTATCAAAGATCACCATAATAATTTAATTATTATGGGTGCAACTGGGTTAAATGCTGTAGAAAGAATGTTAATGGGATCAGTTACTGAGTATGTTGATCAACATGCATTGGCTGATGTTTTAATTGTTAGAACTGATGTTGACAATAATCCAATTCGGCAGAAATAA
- a CDS encoding phosphate/phosphite/phosphonate ABC transporter substrate-binding protein: MNKFKKVLAGFAVFLVAMMATACSSKSKSGQDAAPKSLNVQFVPSQAATKLQARAKPLEKMLSDRLGIPVHVSMSTDYNTVVEAMKSKKVNVGFLPPDGYVLAHKQGAADVLLQAERYGVKQPDGRQTKNLVNFYRSEILVKKNSKIKSWKDLKGKSISIQSPTSSAGYVFPIAELKEKGLDVPKSCKLVTVTGQDQAVLNVLNGDTDAAFVFEDARTIVQKDNPKIMSQVVPIYFTKAIPNDTISVVPSMSKAFRKKLAHAFISIGKSKKGKKIIESIYTHEGYVPAKDSDFNVVRKYDKIIESTKK, from the coding sequence ATGAATAAATTTAAAAAAGTTCTGGCAGGTTTTGCTGTCTTTTTAGTAGCTATGATGGCAACAGCTTGCTCAAGTAAGAGTAAGAGCGGACAAGACGCCGCACCTAAATCTTTAAACGTTCAATTTGTTCCTAGCCAAGCTGCAACTAAATTGCAAGCACGGGCTAAACCACTTGAGAAGATGCTTTCCGACAGGTTAGGTATTCCGGTTCATGTATCAATGTCAACTGACTATAACACGGTGGTTGAGGCGATGAAGTCTAAGAAAGTTAATGTTGGCTTTTTGCCACCTGATGGCTATGTTTTAGCTCATAAGCAAGGTGCAGCCGATGTATTATTACAAGCTGAAAGATATGGCGTTAAGCAGCCAGATGGTCGGCAAACTAAGAACTTGGTTAATTTTTACCGGTCTGAAATTTTAGTTAAAAAGAATTCTAAGATTAAGAGTTGGAAAGACTTGAAAGGTAAGTCAATTTCCATTCAAAGTCCAACTTCATCAGCAGGATATGTATTCCCAATTGCTGAATTAAAGGAAAAAGGCTTAGATGTCCCTAAGAGTTGTAAGTTAGTAACTGTAACTGGTCAAGACCAAGCAGTTCTTAACGTCTTAAATGGTGACACTGATGCTGCCTTTGTCTTTGAAGATGCACGAACAATCGTTCAAAAAGACAACCCGAAGATTATGAGTCAAGTAGTGCCAATTTACTTCACAAAGGCTATTCCTAACGACACAATTTCAGTTGTTCCAAGTATGTCAAAGGCATTCCGTAAGAAGCTAGCTCATGCCTTCATTTCTATTGGTAAATCGAAAAAGGGTAAGAAAATTATTGAAAGTATCTACACTCACGAAGGTTATGTTCCTGCCAAAGACAGTGATTTTAACGTTGTCCGTAAATACGATAAAATTATTGAATCAACCAAAAAATAA
- a CDS encoding phosphate/phosphite/phosphonate ABC transporter substrate-binding protein translates to MKKIRRVLLGLAVMMLAVVTAACSNKSTGANSKDYTPKSLTVEFVPSIAANKLEGRAKPLEKMLSDKLGIPVHVMVSTSDNALMEAMKSRKVDVGFLPPDGYVVAHRQGAADVLLQSERYDIKQPGGRWTKKLTKSFRAEIVVRKNSKIKSWKDLKGKSISIQSPTSTSGYIYQIAELKKKGLNVPKSCKLVTVTGHDQAVLNVLNGDTDAAFVFEDARNKVLKDYPKIMSQVVPIYFTKARIPNDTVSVVPNMSPKFQKKLANAFIAISKSKKGHQLIEKVYAHEGYVPAKDSDFDTVRKYEKIVKNIQN, encoded by the coding sequence ATGAAAAAAATAAGACGAGTATTGTTAGGGCTTGCTGTAATGATGTTGGCAGTAGTGACAGCAGCCTGTTCAAATAAAAGCACAGGTGCAAATAGCAAGGATTACACGCCGAAGTCACTAACTGTTGAGTTTGTACCAAGTATTGCAGCGAATAAGTTGGAAGGTCGGGCCAAACCGCTAGAAAAAATGCTGTCAGATAAGTTAGGCATTCCCGTTCATGTTATGGTTTCAACCAGTGATAATGCTTTAATGGAAGCAATGAAATCGCGCAAAGTTGATGTTGGCTTTTTACCGCCAGATGGTTATGTTGTTGCTCATAGACAGGGAGCAGCCGATGTTTTACTGCAATCGGAGCGGTATGACATTAAGCAACCTGGTGGTCGGTGGACTAAGAAGCTGACCAAGTCATTTAGGGCAGAAATTGTGGTCCGTAAAAATTCTAAAATTAAAAGTTGGAAAGATTTGAAAGGTAAATCAATTTCTATTCAGTCACCAACCTCGACATCTGGCTATATTTATCAAATTGCCGAGTTAAAGAAAAAGGGCTTAAATGTGCCAAAAAGTTGTAAGTTGGTAACTGTTACGGGCCATGATCAAGCTGTACTGAATGTCTTAAATGGCGATACTGATGCTGCATTTGTCTTTGAAGATGCACGTAACAAGGTTCTGAAAGATTATCCGAAGATTATGAGTCAAGTAGTGCCAATTTACTTTACTAAGGCACGGATTCCTAATGATACAGTCTCAGTGGTACCAAATATGTCCCCAAAATTTCAGAAGAAGTTGGCTAACGCATTTATTGCTATTTCTAAATCAAAGAAGGGTCATCAGCTAATTGAAAAAGTTTATGCACATGAAGGTTATGTGCCAGCTAAGGACAGCGACTTTGATACAGTGCGGAAGTACGAAAAAATTGTCAAAAATATTCAAAATTAG
- a CDS encoding nucleoside 2-deoxyribosyltransferase yields MTKTKTVYFGAGWFNEKQNNAYQAAMKALTANPTIDLENSYIPLDHQYKGINVEEHPEYLHDREWATATYHGDLIGIKSSDIMIGVYLPEEEDVGLGMELGYALSQGKYILLVIPDEDYGKAINLMSWGVCDSAIKISELKDFDFNKPQFNFYNGAVY; encoded by the coding sequence ATGACAAAGACAAAAACCGTTTACTTTGGTGCCGGCTGGTTTAACGAAAAGCAAAACAATGCTTATCAAGCTGCTATGAAAGCTTTGACTGCAAATCCAACCATTGACCTAGAAAATAGTTACATTCCATTAGACCACCAATATAAAGGAATTAATGTTGAAGAACACCCTGAATATTTACATGATCGTGAATGGGCAACTGCTACCTACCATGGTGATTTAATCGGCATCAAGTCCAGTGACATCATGATTGGTGTTTACCTACCCGAAGAAGAAGACGTTGGCTTAGGAATGGAACTCGGTTACGCTTTAAGTCAGGGTAAATATATTCTGTTAGTTATTCCCGATGAGGACTATGGCAAAGCCATTAACTTAATGAGTTGGGGCGTTTGCGATAGTGCGATTAAGATTAGTGAATTAAAAGATTTTGATTTTAATAAGCCACAATTTAACTTCTATAATGGTGCTGTTTATTAA
- a CDS encoding phosphate/phosphite/phosphonate ABC transporter substrate-binding protein codes for MKKIQKILLGAVTILGAVALTACSNQKTAKNNSTTPKSLNVQFVPSDASGRLDGGGKPLEKMLSKRLGIPVHVTTSTDNNAEIEAMKSKKIDVGFLAADAYVQAHKQHAADVLLQSERYGIKQPGGTWTKKLVHTLRAEIVVKKNSKIKSWKDLKGKSISIQSPTSTTGYIFPVAELKEKGLDVTRKCKLVTVNGHDTAVLNVLSGDTDAAFVFEDARNKVLHDEPNIKQKVVPIYFTTPIPNDTISVSPSMPKAFRKKLANAFIDISKTKDGQKLIQKMYDQYGYRKATDSDYNIVRKYEKIAQSLKK; via the coding sequence ATGAAAAAAATCCAAAAAATATTACTTGGTGCAGTAACTATCTTAGGTGCAGTTGCATTGACAGCATGTTCTAATCAAAAAACAGCTAAAAATAATTCCACTACGCCTAAGTCACTTAACGTCCAATTTGTTCCTAGCGATGCGTCCGGCCGCTTAGATGGTGGTGGTAAACCATTAGAGAAGATGCTTTCAAAGCGGTTAGGAATTCCGGTGCATGTTACTACTTCAACTGATAATAATGCCGAGATTGAAGCAATGAAGTCGAAGAAAATAGATGTTGGTTTCTTAGCTGCTGATGCCTACGTTCAGGCGCATAAGCAACATGCTGCTGATGTTTTATTGCAATCAGAACGTTACGGTATTAAGCAACCCGGTGGTACTTGGACTAAAAAGCTAGTTCATACTCTGCGTGCTGAAATTGTTGTTAAGAAAAACTCCAAGATTAAGAGTTGGAAGGATTTAAAAGGTAAATCAATTTCCATTCAAAGTCCGACGTCAACTACGGGCTATATTTTCCCCGTTGCTGAACTTAAGGAAAAAGGCTTAGATGTTACTAGAAAATGTAAGTTAGTAACAGTTAATGGTCATGATACGGCAGTTTTAAACGTGCTGAGCGGTGACACTGATGCCGCATTTGTCTTTGAAGATGCGCGTAACAAAGTTTTGCATGATGAGCCAAATATTAAGCAAAAGGTTGTGCCAATTTACTTTACAACGCCGATTCCTAATGACACAATTTCGGTTTCACCAAGTATGCCAAAGGCTTTTCGCAAGAAGTTAGCTAATGCCTTCATTGATATTAGTAAGACCAAGGATGGGCAAAAGCTGATTCAAAAGATGTATGATCAATACGGTTATCGTAAAGCTACAGACAGTGACTACAATATCGTTCGTAAATACGAAAAAATTGCGCAATCGTTGAAAAAATAA
- the phnE gene encoding phosphonate ABC transporter, permease protein PhnE, with the protein MDTNMKKLPPRQVDVPKRILHWGLALITIVLIVWSCTGMNFGGIKATAGQIAGAIFSGIFHPDWSYVYNGTGEDLVSQLWQTVCIAFLGTFISAIISLPFAFWAAHTKHKKWYVSRTGKIVLAIIRSFPEIVLALMFIKAVGPGSAAGVLALGFHSVGMLAKLFSEAIENLDDGPNEAVTAVGGSKINITMFATLPNLMPALISNTLYRFDVSIRSASILGLVGAGGIGYPLIIALQYRQWDRVGIILLGIIIMVIVIDWISGMIRKKLV; encoded by the coding sequence ATGGATACTAATATGAAAAAATTACCTCCTCGCCAAGTTGATGTCCCGAAACGGATATTGCACTGGGGTTTAGCACTGATTACAATTGTTCTTATCGTTTGGTCATGCACGGGAATGAATTTTGGCGGGATTAAAGCAACTGCCGGACAGATTGCCGGTGCAATTTTTAGCGGTATTTTCCATCCTGATTGGTCATATGTTTATAATGGCACCGGTGAAGATTTAGTATCACAATTATGGCAAACTGTATGTATTGCCTTCTTAGGTACATTCATCTCGGCAATTATTTCACTACCATTTGCCTTTTGGGCAGCTCATACTAAGCACAAGAAGTGGTACGTTTCACGGACTGGTAAGATTGTTTTAGCAATTATTCGGTCTTTCCCTGAAATTGTCTTGGCTTTGATGTTTATTAAGGCAGTTGGTCCGGGTTCAGCAGCCGGTGTTTTGGCATTAGGGTTTCACTCAGTTGGGATGTTAGCAAAATTGTTCTCGGAAGCAATTGAAAATTTGGATGATGGTCCTAATGAAGCAGTAACAGCAGTTGGTGGTTCAAAGATCAATATTACGATGTTTGCGACTCTGCCTAATTTGATGCCAGCTTTAATTTCTAATACCTTGTATCGGTTTGATGTTTCAATTCGGTCGGCTTCAATCTTAGGTTTGGTTGGTGCTGGTGGTATCGGCTATCCGTTAATTATTGCTTTGCAATATCGGCAATGGGACCGTGTTGGGATTATCTTACTAGGAATTATTATCATGGTAATTGTGATTGATTGGATTTCTGGAATGATTCGGAAGAAGCTAGTTTAA
- the nagA gene encoding N-acetylglucosamine-6-phosphate deacetylase, translating to MTYYIHADKFFLENTTEDGGYLEVQDNGKFGFYYSEKEKPTGKIIDYPGKWIAPGLVDTHVHGSLNEDVMKSDWKGINHLSEGFLQSGVTSWLPTTYTAGADTLTRICKMFGKHKGEETGAKIQGLHFEGPYFTAEHAGAENPKYLLDPDLQQFNAWRAESKNLLNKISLAPERKGSREFIRQVVQEGVVVSLGHSSADFSQAAAGIEAGATMFTHTFNGMPDPSHHAPTISNAAMALHNVTDELICDGHHVKKEMVRALIQLKGPGHIALITDCMEAGMMPDGDYMLGELPVYVKEGMARLKTNHNLAGSILQLKTAVKNLVDWNIATPQEAIMMASYVPAKSAKILANCGSIAPDKAADFIVLNPDMTLSETYLNGVSRYQA from the coding sequence ATGACTTATTATATTCATGCAGATAAATTCTTCCTTGAAAATACAACAGAGGATGGCGGTTATCTTGAGGTTCAGGATAATGGTAAATTTGGCTTTTATTATTCAGAAAAAGAAAAGCCAACTGGAAAAATCATTGATTATCCTGGTAAGTGGATTGCACCGGGACTAGTTGATACGCACGTTCATGGTTCGTTAAATGAAGACGTGATGAAGAGTGATTGGAAGGGAATTAACCATCTATCCGAAGGCTTTTTACAATCAGGCGTGACGAGCTGGTTGCCAACCACTTATACGGCCGGTGCTGATACATTAACTAGAATTTGTAAGATGTTTGGTAAGCATAAGGGTGAAGAAACAGGTGCCAAAATTCAAGGGTTACACTTTGAAGGCCCATATTTTACAGCTGAACATGCTGGTGCTGAAAATCCCAAATATTTGTTGGATCCTGATTTGCAACAATTTAATGCATGGCGGGCTGAATCTAAGAATTTGCTTAATAAAATTTCACTGGCACCAGAACGTAAAGGAAGCCGTGAATTTATTCGGCAAGTTGTTCAAGAAGGTGTTGTTGTTTCATTAGGACATTCAAGTGCTGATTTTAGCCAAGCAGCTGCTGGAATCGAAGCAGGTGCGACGATGTTTACCCATACTTTTAACGGGATGCCAGACCCTTCGCACCACGCACCAACAATTTCGAATGCAGCTATGGCTCTGCACAATGTAACTGATGAGTTGATCTGTGATGGTCACCACGTTAAAAAAGAAATGGTTCGGGCATTAATTCAATTAAAGGGGCCAGGACATATTGCACTGATTACTGACTGTATGGAAGCTGGAATGATGCCTGATGGTGACTACATGTTGGGTGAATTACCGGTTTACGTTAAAGAAGGAATGGCTCGTTTAAAAACCAATCATAACTTAGCTGGTAGTATTTTGCAGCTTAAGACAGCAGTTAAGAATTTGGTCGACTGGAATATTGCAACGCCGCAGGAAGCAATTATGATGGCGTCTTATGTGCCGGCTAAAAGTGCAAAAATCCTAGCTAACTGTGGCTCAATTGCACCAGATAAGGCTGCTGATTTTATAGTTCTTAACCCAGATATGACTTTGAGTGAAACCTATTTAAATGGTGTATCACGTTATCAAGCTTAA